The sequence TCCCAGATACGGATGCCATTGGCTACGCCTTCATGGGACATATGTGCATCGTCGCGTTCAGTTACTTTTACAGTCATCTGCTTGCTCCAATCTCTGGTTGATCTGCGGCAAGGCGTCGCAGGCCTTTGTTATATGGTTTGTTAGCTTGCTAAGTAAATAAGCAAAAAGTGCAACAGACCTTTACTGAAATTGGAACAGTCCTTCAGCCCCCGAAAACCGCGACATTGCGTCGCAGGCGGTTGAGTTTTATGACAAAAGTTTCATGTTTGCGTCATTTGAGAGGAGAGGAGAGGAGAGGAGAGGAGAGGCTGTGGCGAGCGGGCTTGCCCGCGTTGGGCTGCGTAGCAGCCCCAGTACCTTATTCCCAACCTGTTTGAATAGCGCGCGGTGCTTACTGGGGTCGCTTCGTGCCCCAACGCGGGCAAGCCCGCTCGCCACATGAGGCGAAAAAAAGCCCCGCATTCAGCGAGGCTCTCTATATCGATAGCGGTGGATCAGCTGCCTTTGACAGCCTTGCCGTCCACAGTACCGTCTTGCAGCATGATGTTGTATTCCTTGCCGTCGGTTTCTACCTGACGCAGGGCAACCAGGATGCCGCCCCAGTCCTTGGCAAACCACATCTGGGTAATGCGCTTGGTTTGTGTCGGGTCACGCACACGCTCGACCTTGATGGCATCAATGGAGCCTGCCTTGGTCTGGACCTTTTCCGGGCCGATCACGCGGAAATCATAGGTGTCTGTATCGGTGCCTTCGGCCACCCGATAGCTCATGCTTTTCTTGCCAGCGGCGACATCACGCTGCAAAACCAACTGGTAGGTGGACTTGTCCAGCATCCCGCTTTCCAGTGGGAGGTTGACCGCGTCCTTGTTTTCAAAACCGGTGACCTTGTTGGCGGTCCAGTCGAAATCCAGGTTGATCTTCTTCGTCTTGCCCAGGCCACCTCGTTCGAAGGTGTAGCTCTGTGGCTGCAGGGCATTTTTGTCGAGACGGATGACGCTGGTCTCGGTCAGGCTGGCGATCATCATGGAAGCCTTGAAATTCAAGGTCCAGGTGCCGTTGTCATTCTTGGTCAGGCTGCGTTCGGCCGAACCACTCATGGGCAACTGTTTCCAGTCGGCGGTGTAGCTGGCGGAGAACGGTTGAAGGTCTGCCGCTTGCACGGCAGGCAAGGCAAACAGCGCAAAAGCGAAGAGCAGGGCGCGACGCATAAAATCTCCTAGGTTCGAATCAAGTGGCCGCTGGCCGCGAGTAACTGACCGTCCAATAATGCACCCTGTTCACTGAGAATCAACCGCTCCTCAGCGAACCAGCGAACAGCCAACGGGTAAATCCTGTGTTCCTGGGTATGAACCCGTTGCGCAAGCGTCTGCGCAGAGTCCGCAGACTCTACCGGAACTACTGCCTGTACGACCAGAGGCCCGCCATCGAGTTCCTCGGTGACGAAGTGCACGCTGCAGCCGTGCTCCGCATCGCCGGCCTCAAGGGCGCGTTGGTGCGTATGTAACCCTTTGTATTTGGGCAGCAGGGAAGGGTGGATATTCAGCAGGCGCCCCTGGTAATGCCGCACGAAGTCAGCGCTGAGAATGCGCATGAAACCGGCCAGGACCACGAGCTTGGGGTTAAAGGCGTCGATCAGTTCGATCAAGGCTGTATCGAAGGCCTCGCGGCCTTCGAAAGCCTTGTGATCCAGGGAGCGGGTATCGATACCGGCGTCCCTGGCGCGTTGCAGGCCGTAGGCGTCGCTGCGGTTGGAAATCACCGCAGCGATGCGCACAGGGCTATCGCCCGTGCGCGTGCTGTCGATCAAGGCCTGCAAGTTACTGCCGGTGCCGGAGAGCAGCACCACGACATCACAGGTTGCGGGCATCCGCTCTTGCATCAATGTGCCTTAAGGTTTTTCAGTTCAACCTGAGCTGCGCCTTCGGCGGCAGTTGCGATCTGGCCGATGACCCATGGCTGCTCGCCGGCTTCACGCAGGACGTTCAACGCGGTTTCAACGTGCTCTTGAGCTACGCAGATCACCATGCCTACACCGCAGTTCAGCACGCGGTGCATTTCGGTTTCGTTGACGTTGCCTTTCTCTTGCAGCCAGTCGAATACCGCCGGACGCTGCCAGCTGGCCACGTCGACAATTGCCTGGGCGCCTTTAGGCAGTACGCGTGGGATGTTGTCCAGCAGGCCGCCACCGGTGATGTGGGCCATAGCTTTGACGGCGCCGGTGTCTTTGATCAGCTTGAGCAACGGCTTGACGTAGATACGGGTCGGGGCCATCAGCAGATCGGTCAGTGGCTTGCCGTCGAGCTGGATGTTTTCGATGTCTGCACCGGACACTTCGATGATCTTGCGGATCAGCGAGTAGCCGTTGGAGTGCGGGCCGGACGATGGCAGGGCCAGCAGGGCGTCACCGGCAGCCACTTTGGAGCCGTCGATGATTTCGGATTTTTCCACAACGCCGACGCAGAAGCCGGCCAGGTCGTAATCTTCGCCTTCGTACATACCTGGCATTTCAGCGGTTTCGCCGCCGACCAGGGAGCAACCGGACAGCTCACAGCCTGCGCCGATGCCTGTTACCACCTGGGTGGCGGTTTCGACGTTGAGCTTGCCGGTGGCGTAGTAGTCGAGGAAGAACAGTGGCTCGGCACCGCAGACCACTAGGTCGTTGACGCACATGGCGACCAGATCGATGCCGATGCTGTCGTGCTTGTTCAGGTTCAGTGCCAGGCGCAGCTTGGTGCCCACGCCGTCGGTGCCGGACACCAGGACAGGCTGCTTGTAACCGGCCGGGATTTCGCAGAGGGCGCCAAAACCGCCCAGGCCGCCCATGACTTCGGGGCGCGCAGTGCGCTTGGCGACGCTCTTGATGCGTTCGACCAATGCTTCACCGGCGTCGATGTCTACACCGGCGTCCTTGTAGCTCAGGGAGGGTTGCTTGCTCATGATCCAGGCCTTTAGGGGGGATTCAGGGGTAACGACCGAATGGCGCGGGGCACTTGGAAAAATGCCCAGACGTTGCCGGTCTGCGAAGGCGCGCGATTTTATCAGGCTTGAGGGGCAGCGGCCATCCTCGGGCCGACGGGCAGGGGCATATGGTGTTAAAAAAAACGCTAATCGACGCGCTTCGAGGCTGTATTAAGGTATAGCCTTTAACCGGCTATCGTTATGACAGTACGAAAACTTACCAAGACCCTGTGAATGTTTTACTGCTTGCTGTGGTCACAGCCTTGCCAAGCGGTCTTCATTTGGTCTGTTCCAGCCGTTTTTTGTGTCGGGAATCTTCCATGCGTCTGTGTAAATTCTTCTTTGTGGGCTGTTTGTCATTGGTCAGCCTGGCGAGTCATGCCGAAACCCTCCATGGCCTTTATCAAGTATTGGAACCGGTCAGCGGCCAGTCTCCGGATGAGCGCGCCCAAGCGACACAGCGCGCCCTGGAGACCCTGGTCATCCGCTTGACTGGTGACGCCAAGGCCGCTCAAGGCCCGGGCCTGGCGGAGATTCGCAAAGACCCGCAACAGATCATCAGCCAGTACGGTTATGACGCAGGGCCACCCGAAAGCCTGCAGGTGGATTTCGATCCGGTCAGCACCGATCGCGCCTTGCGCGGGGCGGGTTTGGCATTGTGGGGCAGTAATCGGCCGTCGATCCTTGGCTGGTGGCTGAATGACTCCACCGAGGGCAGCAGTCTGGTGGGTGATGGCCAAGCCATCGCCCAGCCGTTGCGGCGTGCAGCTCAGCACCGGGGTTTGCCGCTGCGCCTGCCCCTGGGCGATCTGGATGAGCAGATTGTTGCCACCGCGCCCAACCTTGAAAGCCCGGATGCGACGCCATTACGAGCGGCGTCCGAGCGTTATGGCGCTGATGCGTTGCTGGCGGTGCACGCCCGTGAAGATGGCGGCCAGTGGCAGGCCAAATGGCGACTGTGGTTGGGTGACAAAAGTGAGCAGGGCACCGCGCAGGCGGCTGATACCGCAGCTCTCGCCGATGCCGTATTGCTGGCAGTCAGCGAGCGCCTGGCACCGCGCTTTGCGGTCAAACCTGGGGTAAGCAGTGAACAATTGCTGGAAGTGCAGGGCATGAACCTGGAGCGCTACGCCGCTTTAGGCCGCTTGCTTGAGCCTTTTGGCGGGCACCCTTTGCGGGTGGATGGCAGTCGTATTGTCTACCGGGTCAATGGCAGTGCCGACCAGTTGCGTACGCAGTTGAGCCTAGCCAAATTGCAGGAGGTTCCGGCGGGTGAAACCCCGGCACCTGTGCAGCAACCCGCTGTAGACGGTGCGCAGCCAGCACCGGCAGAGCCGCAGGCGCAGTTACGTTTTCGCTGGTAAATGTTCTTCCTTATATAGCAGCAACTGAAAAATGGAGTGGGTTATGGCGGATACGCGTCGTTGGGTGTGGCTTGGCGGGATCGTCCTGCTGTGTGTGTTTGTATTTTTGCTGCATTCGATCCTGACGCCGTTCCTGGTCGCCTTGTTGCTGGCCTATCTGTTCGATCCGGTGGTGGATCGCCTGGAGAAGGCTGGCCTGTCGCGGACGTGGGGCGTGGTGACGGTGTTTGCGCTGTTCACCCTGATCATCATGGCGCTGCTGCTGGTGTTGGTGCCGATGCTGGCCAAGCAGTTGTTTCGCCTTTATGAACTGGCGCCGCAAATGCTCGACTGGCTGCAGCACACTGCCATGCCTTGGGCCCAAACCAAGCTAGGCCTGGCTGATGGCTTCTGGAAGTTCGACAAGGTCAAGGCCGCCATCAGTGAGCATATGGGCCAGACCACGGACATTGTCAGCGTGGTGCTCAGCCAGGCCACGGCGTCCAGCCTGGCGTTGATTGGCTGGTTGACTAACCTGGTGCTGATTCCGGTGGTGGCGTTCTACCTGCTGCGGGACTGGGACATCATGATGGCGAAGATCCGCAGTCTGCTGCCCCGTAACCGCGAAGAGCGCATCGTGTCTCTGGCCGAGGAGTGTCACGAAGTGCTTGGTGCTTTCGTCCGTGGTCAGTTGCTGGTGATGCTCGCCCTGGGGATCATCTATGCCGCTGGGCTGATGGCTATCGGCCTTGAGCTGGGGCTGTTGATTGGCCTGATTGCGGGCTTGGCAGCGATTGTGCCGTACATGGGCTTTGTCATCGGTATTGGCGCGGCGCTGGTGGCCGGGTTGTTCCAGTTTGGTGGCGACTTGTATCCGATGCTGGGGATTGTCGCGGTGTTTATGGTTGGCCAAGCCCTGGAGGGCATGGTGTTGACGCCGTTGCTGGTAGGGGATCGGATCGGCTTGCACCCCGTGGCGGTGATCTTTGCGATCCTGGCTGGCGGCGAGTTGTTCGGTTTTACCGGTATCTTGCTGGCGCTGCCGGTGGCGGCGGTGATCATGGTGCTGGTGCGCCATGTGCATGATTTGTATAAAGACTCGGATATCTACGCTGGCGTCGACGAGCCTGACTTATAAATCCAAGGCTTGGCTCCCTCTTTCAAACCCGGCCTGGCGCCGGGTTTGTTGTTGATGGAGCCTGGGCATTTGGCCATCGCGTCAAACAATCTCCACGAAATCCAACGAGTTAACGCAAACCTTTGATTTTGCTTGTGGTCTGCTGCATTGTGCGCCCGGCGTCACGGGTATAAACTTTGCAAACTTTACACAGAGGCCCCTAACGGTTCGATGGGAACTGTTCAGTCAGCATGAAACCGATTCAGCTGCCCCTAGGTGTGCGTCTGCGTGACGACGCTACCTTTATCAATTACTACCCAGGCGCCAATGCCGCTGCACTCGGCTATGTCGAGCGGCTATGCGAAGCCGACGCCGGGTGGACCGAAAGCCTGATCTATCTGTGGGGCAAGGACGGCGTGGGGCGTACCCACTTGCTACAGGCCGCTTGCCTGCGTTTCGAGCAGATGGGGGAGCCCGCGGTTTACCTGCCGCTGGCGGAGCTGCTGGACCGTGGTATCGAGATCCTCGACAACCTTGAGCAATACGAGCTGGTCTGCCTGGATGATTTGCAGGCGGTAGCAGGGCGGGCGGATTGGGAAGAGGCGCTGTTCCATCTGTTCAACCGATTGCGTGACAGCGGCCGGCGCTTGCTGATTGCGGCGTCTACTTCGCCCCGGGAACTGCCGGTGAAGCTGGCGGACCTCAAGTCCCGCCTGACCCTGGCGCTGATTTTCCAGATGCGCCCGCTGTCCGACGAAGACAAATTGCGCGCCCTGCAACTGCGTGCCTCCCGTCGTGGCCTGCACCTGACCGACGAAGTCGGGCACTTTATCCTTACCCGTGGCACACGCAGCATGAGCGCGCTGTTCGAATTGCTCGAACGGCTCGATCAGGCCTCTTTGCAGGCTCAGCGCAAGCTGACCATTCCCTTCCTCAAGGAAACCCTCGGCTGGTAGCCAGCCCTTTAAAAATGTGGGGTTCGGCAAATTTCAGGCGCCAGAAAACCTGCGTTTTTGCCGGTTTGGCCACGCAAAAGGGTCTAAATGGGGTTTAAGGGCTTAGATGGCATAGGCCAAACAAGAAGTCACATAGATCACGATTGAATTTGCAAATCGATGTGATAGAAGGCATAGTCTCGGCTTCTTTACACATTCAGCCACGGTCGTGCCCATGCTAAATCGCTTCGCACCCCTCGTGCCTCTCGCACTCGTTACCCTGTTGTTTGGTTGCGCCACCCACCCTCAACAAGTGGCTGAGCAGCAAAAACCTCAACAACAGAATCAACAAAAATTCGTCGCTGCGCAGTCTTCCACTGTTTACCAAGAAGAGCTCGCAACGGAAAAAGAACTGGTCGCCTTCGCCGGCAGCAAGCCTTACCAGCTTCCAGTTCTGGCCGACAGCATCCTCGAACGCGGCATGTCCCTGATCGGTACCCGTTACCGTTTTGGCGGTACTTCTGAAGCCGGTTTCGACTGCAGCGGCTTCATCGGTTACCTGTTTCGTGAAGAAGCTGGCATGAATTTGCCGCGTTCTACTCGCGAAATGATCAACGTGGATGCACCGTTGGTCGCACGAAACAACCTCAAGCCCGGTGATCTGCTTTTCTTTAGTACCAATGGTCGTGGTCGTGTCAGCCACGCCGGTATCTACTTGGGTGATGACCAGTTTATCCACTCCAGCAGCCGCCGCAGCGGTGGTGTGCGGGTCGACAAACTGGGCGACAGCTACTGGAGCAAGACCTTTATCGAAGCCAAGCGCGCCCTCGCCATGGCCCCTACTAGCGTTACCGCTCGCAAGTAAAGTTAAAGTGATACTTGAAGTTTGACGTGTAAGAGCTAGAATCTCTGGACATTGTTGTGAACTGATCGCGCGAGCCTTGCTTGCGCGATCTGGTTTCCAGCGTTCGGCAGCGAAAGCCGCATCCAGATCAGGATTGTTCTGCCCATGTCGACCTCGGCCCGCCTAATTCTTCTCGTTTGCGCCGCGCTGCTTAGCGCCTGCGCAAGTCACCCCCCACCTGCGCCCGTGGCCGTCAAGCCCAGGCCGGTGTTCAACTATTCCAGCCAAACCTTTTCGCCAGCGGCCGAAGACGTGCTTTTTCGTGCGCTGGGCCTGGTCGGTACGCCTTATCGCTGGGGCGGCAATACGCCGGACTCGGGTTTTGATTGCAGCGGTTTGATTGGCTTTGTCTACCGTGATGCTGCGGGCATCTCTCTGCCGCGTACCACGCGTGAGCTGATTGTGATGCGCGCCCAGGATGTGAGCGAAGACGCCTTACAGACCGGTGACTTGATCTTCTTCGCCACCGGTGGTGGCTCGCGGGTCAGCCACGCCGGGATCTACGTGGGTGAAGGGCGTTTTGTACACGCGCCGCAAACCGGCGGTACGGTGAAGCTGGACACACTGTCCAAAGCTTATTGGCAGAACGCCTACCTGAGTGCCAAGCGTGTATTGCAGCCTGAGCATCTGGCG is a genomic window of Pseudomonas sp. ADAK18 containing:
- a CDS encoding C40 family peptidase; this encodes MLNRFAPLVPLALVTLLFGCATHPQQVAEQQKPQQQNQQKFVAAQSSTVYQEELATEKELVAFAGSKPYQLPVLADSILERGMSLIGTRYRFGGTSEAGFDCSGFIGYLFREEAGMNLPRSTREMINVDAPLVARNNLKPGDLLFFSTNGRGRVSHAGIYLGDDQFIHSSSRRSGGVRVDKLGDSYWSKTFIEAKRALAMAPTSVTARK
- the purM gene encoding phosphoribosylformylglycinamidine cyclo-ligase, which translates into the protein MSKQPSLSYKDAGVDIDAGEALVERIKSVAKRTARPEVMGGLGGFGALCEIPAGYKQPVLVSGTDGVGTKLRLALNLNKHDSIGIDLVAMCVNDLVVCGAEPLFFLDYYATGKLNVETATQVVTGIGAGCELSGCSLVGGETAEMPGMYEGEDYDLAGFCVGVVEKSEIIDGSKVAAGDALLALPSSGPHSNGYSLIRKIIEVSGADIENIQLDGKPLTDLLMAPTRIYVKPLLKLIKDTGAVKAMAHITGGGLLDNIPRVLPKGAQAIVDVASWQRPAVFDWLQEKGNVNETEMHRVLNCGVGMVICVAQEHVETALNVLREAGEQPWVIGQIATAAEGAAQVELKNLKAH
- a CDS encoding C40 family peptidase; translated protein: MSTSARLILLVCAALLSACASHPPPAPVAVKPRPVFNYSSQTFSPAAEDVLFRALGLVGTPYRWGGNTPDSGFDCSGLIGFVYRDAAGISLPRTTRELIVMRAQDVSEDALQTGDLIFFATGGGSRVSHAGIYVGEGRFVHAPQTGGTVKLDTLSKAYWQNAYLSAKRVLQPEHLARNP
- the purN gene encoding phosphoribosylglycinamide formyltransferase, encoding MPATCDVVVLLSGTGSNLQALIDSTRTGDSPVRIAAVISNRSDAYGLQRARDAGIDTRSLDHKAFEGREAFDTALIELIDAFNPKLVVLAGFMRILSADFVRHYQGRLLNIHPSLLPKYKGLHTHQRALEAGDAEHGCSVHFVTEELDGGPLVVQAVVPVESADSAQTLAQRVHTQEHRIYPLAVRWFAEERLILSEQGALLDGQLLAASGHLIRT
- a CDS encoding DUF3108 domain-containing protein — encoded protein: MRRALLFAFALFALPAVQAADLQPFSASYTADWKQLPMSGSAERSLTKNDNGTWTLNFKASMMIASLTETSVIRLDKNALQPQSYTFERGGLGKTKKINLDFDWTANKVTGFENKDAVNLPLESGMLDKSTYQLVLQRDVAAGKKSMSYRVAEGTDTDTYDFRVIGPEKVQTKAGSIDAIKVERVRDPTQTKRITQMWFAKDWGGILVALRQVETDGKEYNIMLQDGTVDGKAVKGS
- a CDS encoding AI-2E family transporter; protein product: MADTRRWVWLGGIVLLCVFVFLLHSILTPFLVALLLAYLFDPVVDRLEKAGLSRTWGVVTVFALFTLIIMALLLVLVPMLAKQLFRLYELAPQMLDWLQHTAMPWAQTKLGLADGFWKFDKVKAAISEHMGQTTDIVSVVLSQATASSLALIGWLTNLVLIPVVAFYLLRDWDIMMAKIRSLLPRNREERIVSLAEECHEVLGAFVRGQLLVMLALGIIYAAGLMAIGLELGLLIGLIAGLAAIVPYMGFVIGIGAALVAGLFQFGGDLYPMLGIVAVFMVGQALEGMVLTPLLVGDRIGLHPVAVIFAILAGGELFGFTGILLALPVAAVIMVLVRHVHDLYKDSDIYAGVDEPDL
- a CDS encoding DUF2066 domain-containing protein, with amino-acid sequence MRLCKFFFVGCLSLVSLASHAETLHGLYQVLEPVSGQSPDERAQATQRALETLVIRLTGDAKAAQGPGLAEIRKDPQQIISQYGYDAGPPESLQVDFDPVSTDRALRGAGLALWGSNRPSILGWWLNDSTEGSSLVGDGQAIAQPLRRAAQHRGLPLRLPLGDLDEQIVATAPNLESPDATPLRAASERYGADALLAVHAREDGGQWQAKWRLWLGDKSEQGTAQAADTAALADAVLLAVSERLAPRFAVKPGVSSEQLLEVQGMNLERYAALGRLLEPFGGHPLRVDGSRIVYRVNGSADQLRTQLSLAKLQEVPAGETPAPVQQPAVDGAQPAPAEPQAQLRFRW
- the hda gene encoding DnaA regulatory inactivator Hda, which translates into the protein MKPIQLPLGVRLRDDATFINYYPGANAAALGYVERLCEADAGWTESLIYLWGKDGVGRTHLLQAACLRFEQMGEPAVYLPLAELLDRGIEILDNLEQYELVCLDDLQAVAGRADWEEALFHLFNRLRDSGRRLLIAASTSPRELPVKLADLKSRLTLALIFQMRPLSDEDKLRALQLRASRRGLHLTDEVGHFILTRGTRSMSALFELLERLDQASLQAQRKLTIPFLKETLGW